The following proteins come from a genomic window of Solwaraspora sp. WMMA2065:
- a CDS encoding HEXXH motif-containing putative peptide modification protein, whose protein sequence is MLTEFAQGGGAPAGIRVLAGLQNSRSRLFCWMLPDLARRTSHPEARQTMYAYRLLADLERASPTAVHDVLCYPAVGAWLGRTVAALSSHRPAHPGRLALVAAAVAARCGATAEVPVGPSRSDHGIVLPSLGIATLPGGSCDPLRVRPADGDLALLERAGRQVIVPIPTAHRSAAGDRPTSRDWDGLPQVLIRRQVAIDGSGWQGLGNDEPGWPRTVDERHLDLRRWTGGVRAGWLLLAEHHPEVAAEVAECVTAVVPMQLLGSSVGSATFAGAFGAVAMSSPDDTRTVAVTLAHELQHAKLLALSDALPLIVPTDDDKRYYAPWRRDLRPLAALLHGAYAHLAVATFWQRQQRVETDPTNIHLAQVRFARWRAAVRDTLQVISRSGQLTGTGQLLVDGMWTTADRLTRERLPAAARREAAEIAASHRSQVDVG, encoded by the coding sequence ATGCTGACTGAGTTCGCGCAAGGTGGTGGTGCCCCCGCCGGCATCCGGGTCCTCGCCGGACTGCAGAACAGCCGCAGCAGACTGTTCTGCTGGATGCTGCCCGACCTCGCGCGACGGACCAGCCACCCGGAAGCAAGACAGACCATGTACGCATACCGCCTGCTGGCTGATCTCGAGCGAGCCTCGCCCACTGCGGTGCACGACGTACTCTGCTATCCGGCGGTCGGGGCCTGGCTGGGCCGCACCGTGGCGGCGCTGTCCAGCCACCGACCCGCTCACCCGGGCCGACTCGCCCTGGTCGCGGCCGCAGTGGCGGCACGTTGCGGGGCCACCGCCGAGGTGCCGGTCGGCCCTAGTCGTTCCGACCACGGCATCGTGCTGCCGTCCCTGGGCATCGCGACCCTGCCGGGAGGCAGCTGCGACCCGCTACGCGTGCGGCCCGCGGACGGTGACCTGGCGCTGCTGGAACGGGCCGGGCGGCAGGTGATTGTTCCCATCCCGACGGCTCACCGGTCTGCGGCTGGGGACAGGCCGACCTCGCGGGACTGGGACGGTCTACCGCAGGTGCTGATCCGCCGGCAGGTCGCCATCGACGGTTCGGGGTGGCAAGGGCTCGGCAACGACGAACCAGGGTGGCCCCGTACCGTCGACGAGCGCCACCTCGACCTGCGCCGCTGGACCGGCGGCGTCCGCGCTGGCTGGCTGCTGCTCGCCGAACATCATCCCGAGGTCGCGGCGGAGGTCGCCGAGTGCGTCACCGCCGTCGTACCGATGCAACTGCTGGGCAGTTCGGTCGGCAGTGCTACCTTCGCGGGCGCGTTCGGTGCCGTCGCGATGTCCTCCCCGGACGACACGCGGACGGTCGCGGTCACCCTCGCGCACGAACTGCAGCACGCGAAGCTGCTCGCCCTGAGCGACGCCCTTCCGCTGATCGTTCCGACGGATGACGACAAGCGCTACTACGCGCCGTGGCGCCGGGATCTGCGGCCCCTAGCCGCGCTGCTGCACGGCGCGTACGCCCATCTCGCGGTCGCCACGTTCTGGCAGCGGCAGCAACGGGTCGAAACCGATCCGACTAACATCCACCTCGCCCAGGTGCGGTTCGCCCGGTGGCGCGCCGCCGTGCGGGACACGTTGCAGGTGATCAGTCGGAGCGGCCAGCTGACCGGGACCGGTCAGCTGCTGGTCGACGGGATGTGGACGACGGCGGACCGGCTCACGCGCGAGCGGCTGCCTGCCGCTGCCCGCCGCGAAGCCGCGGAGATCGCGGCCTCGCACCGCAGTCAGGTCGACGTCGGCTGA
- a CDS encoding RICIN domain-containing protein produces MTHGQLPDKAGRVMTPRLLLAAALAAALSSPTWSPQLMAQAGTPATATGATTVSAAATAIEPQSTSRPDLSMTNRIRGGVDGLPDWSRVGYQGGHPLPGEHLITADAACRLDPSRLAGEFGVVADDGLDDTAGLQAAIDHVRAACSPSANFHKLSLINLPAGRIDVSRQIYVDANFLILRGQGSGAGGTQVVFRPDTDTRYDTLSTDGSRWDPNGMSYGSGNDIGKGGWIWPGRALFKVQTREVASRYQNEWQSAPTNRKDLFEGSVNQHWVSGQKLADRSDDPGFSARSGQSVIHLASNTNMSKFSPGGYIWVGAANSVNFYEQQGVTYAEHASMMENLHMRQQMFRVTRVDSSAKTITLDRPLEYDLPVDSISDGSPPLPAGTTFASKVTPLTAVEGVGLENFAFTQEMTGLPKLGGGTYALDPADAVHNYGNLAPEYAMNGVLFKWAANSWVRGLTGTMTGSHPIVTEVARNLQIEDNTFDGAWNKGKGGNGYLRGSRVWNSLYAYNTSRNLRHFTFQWSASGNVAFRNDFDSDLNLHGGWERYNLFEDNTVRVPYEHSSGSCTANCGGEGGQVDEGTWYPIWWAAGPKAIKWSGSAGPQNVFYHNELSKQLTPGGPYTTYEPYSVTGTTNPSETVYHFGSDPTHPRQFRHLSAAGSVIPDWSGRETLDYTGGKGVVAVTGHRQPSLFLINVGQLDPRFEEVRQAATWNMQGAGTSGGWSGQDGEYEDKYANGVLPLAVTGGATVIALQEAGAPPPSAGPPTDHQQADFQRANGTFPPVREYRHGGTARRPQGYLYWLHTDTSANGPGRVNLAIATRSQVPADGIFVVASPMGGRPALGVNVGGTVFFTVHGFSGNGNDMPGLLGAIRQRMLTAGPGNQSLDWVAMGDFNRDPDSLANALPAGQFRVHAPPSPTHPTADPQRYLDYAVVPDAGNIPRITGSETLSQVLLSDHLPARFRLVLEAAADPPELVEQPTPPGNAVLRNAGTTNVADIDPFRIGNGILDIPFHSGFQQPWWLDESAEFPSYYRLVHPVTRSFMGQEGGAADAPVVEWPHEAADQLWRPDYQGDGTWTLRNMVTRQMLTAVPGARSVAGRDWDGSAEQRWFFQTTQSMSDLREINHFPPLQQTDLVVDIAGGGTANGTPAILHAENDGDNQRFSVLPAGQTDGQNCSYLVNSGGYLSAAPTGVSVDGAAVALHHFRGNTDGYLWCESQQSMSMTLANRTVVAGVPQDLYLSDHGVGNQLTVEQGDPQLIQTWLWEAAS; encoded by the coding sequence ATGACTCACGGGCAGTTGCCGGACAAGGCTGGCCGGGTGATGACACCCCGCTTGTTGCTAGCCGCCGCACTCGCGGCCGCGCTCTCCAGTCCGACATGGAGTCCACAGCTGATGGCGCAGGCCGGCACACCGGCGACCGCCACCGGTGCGACCACCGTCAGCGCCGCAGCGACCGCGATCGAGCCACAGTCGACCAGTCGCCCGGACCTCAGCATGACCAACCGGATCCGCGGCGGCGTCGACGGACTGCCCGACTGGTCGCGGGTGGGCTACCAGGGCGGACACCCGCTTCCCGGCGAGCACCTGATCACCGCCGACGCGGCCTGCCGCCTCGACCCGAGTCGCCTGGCCGGCGAGTTCGGCGTGGTCGCCGACGACGGCCTCGACGACACTGCCGGCCTGCAGGCCGCCATCGACCACGTCCGCGCCGCCTGCTCGCCGTCGGCCAACTTCCACAAGCTGTCACTGATCAACCTGCCGGCCGGCCGGATAGACGTGTCCCGGCAGATCTACGTCGACGCGAACTTCCTGATACTTCGTGGCCAGGGTTCCGGTGCCGGCGGCACCCAGGTGGTGTTCCGGCCGGACACCGACACCCGCTACGACACCCTCAGCACCGACGGTAGCCGTTGGGATCCGAACGGGATGAGCTACGGCAGCGGCAACGACATCGGCAAGGGCGGCTGGATCTGGCCGGGCAGGGCACTGTTCAAGGTGCAGACCCGCGAGGTAGCGAGCCGCTACCAGAACGAGTGGCAGTCGGCACCGACCAACCGTAAGGACCTGTTCGAGGGCTCCGTCAACCAGCACTGGGTCTCCGGGCAGAAGCTCGCCGACCGCAGCGACGACCCGGGCTTCTCCGCCCGCTCCGGGCAGAGCGTCATCCACCTGGCCAGCAACACCAACATGTCGAAGTTCTCCCCCGGCGGCTACATCTGGGTCGGCGCAGCCAACAGCGTCAACTTCTACGAACAGCAGGGCGTCACCTACGCCGAACACGCCAGCATGATGGAGAACCTCCATATGCGACAGCAGATGTTCCGGGTGACCCGGGTGGACTCGTCAGCCAAGACGATCACCCTGGACCGACCACTGGAGTACGACCTACCGGTCGACTCGATCTCCGACGGCTCACCGCCGTTGCCGGCCGGGACGACGTTCGCCAGCAAGGTCACCCCGCTGACCGCGGTCGAGGGCGTCGGACTGGAGAACTTCGCCTTCACCCAGGAGATGACCGGGCTGCCCAAGCTCGGCGGCGGCACCTACGCCCTCGACCCGGCCGACGCGGTGCACAACTACGGCAACCTCGCCCCCGAGTACGCCATGAACGGGGTGCTGTTCAAATGGGCGGCCAACAGTTGGGTCCGTGGCCTCACCGGCACGATGACCGGATCCCACCCCATCGTCACCGAGGTCGCCCGCAACCTGCAGATCGAGGACAACACGTTCGACGGGGCCTGGAACAAGGGCAAGGGCGGCAACGGCTACCTGCGCGGCAGCCGCGTCTGGAACTCGCTGTACGCGTACAACACCAGCCGCAACCTGCGGCACTTCACCTTCCAGTGGTCGGCCAGCGGCAATGTGGCGTTCCGCAACGACTTCGACTCCGATCTGAACCTGCACGGCGGCTGGGAACGGTACAACCTGTTCGAGGACAACACCGTGCGGGTGCCGTACGAGCACAGTTCGGGCAGCTGTACCGCCAACTGCGGGGGCGAGGGCGGCCAGGTCGACGAGGGCACCTGGTATCCGATCTGGTGGGCGGCTGGGCCCAAGGCGATCAAATGGTCCGGGTCGGCCGGACCGCAGAACGTCTTTTATCACAACGAACTGTCCAAGCAACTCACGCCCGGCGGTCCGTACACAACCTACGAGCCGTACTCGGTCACCGGCACCACCAACCCGTCCGAAACGGTTTACCACTTCGGCTCCGACCCGACCCACCCGCGCCAGTTCCGCCACCTCAGCGCAGCCGGGTCGGTGATCCCCGACTGGTCAGGCCGGGAAACCCTCGACTACACAGGCGGTAAAGGTGTAGTCGCCGTGACCGGGCACCGCCAACCGTCGCTGTTCCTGATCAATGTCGGGCAGCTCGACCCACGCTTCGAGGAGGTCCGCCAGGCGGCCACCTGGAACATGCAGGGCGCTGGCACGTCCGGCGGCTGGAGCGGCCAGGACGGCGAGTACGAGGACAAGTACGCCAACGGAGTCCTGCCGCTGGCCGTGACCGGCGGTGCCACGGTGATCGCCCTGCAGGAGGCCGGTGCACCACCGCCCAGTGCCGGGCCGCCGACCGACCACCAGCAGGCCGACTTCCAGCGGGCCAACGGGACGTTCCCACCGGTGCGGGAGTATCGCCACGGCGGGACCGCCCGCCGCCCCCAGGGCTACCTCTACTGGCTGCACACGGACACCTCGGCGAACGGGCCGGGCCGGGTCAACCTGGCCATCGCCACCCGCAGCCAGGTGCCAGCGGACGGGATTTTCGTGGTCGCCTCGCCGATGGGCGGCCGACCGGCGCTGGGGGTCAACGTGGGCGGCACGGTCTTCTTCACCGTGCACGGCTTCTCCGGCAACGGGAACGACATGCCTGGCCTGCTAGGCGCGATCCGACAACGGATGCTCACCGCTGGGCCGGGCAACCAGTCACTGGACTGGGTCGCGATGGGCGACTTCAACCGCGATCCGGACAGTCTGGCCAACGCCCTGCCCGCCGGACAGTTCCGGGTGCACGCTCCGCCTTCACCGACCCACCCGACCGCGGATCCACAGCGGTACCTCGACTATGCGGTCGTACCGGACGCCGGCAACATACCCCGGATCACCGGTTCCGAGACCTTGTCGCAGGTCCTGTTGTCGGATCATCTGCCGGCCCGGTTCCGGCTGGTCCTGGAAGCCGCAGCCGACCCGCCGGAGCTGGTGGAGCAACCAACCCCACCAGGAAACGCGGTGCTGCGCAACGCCGGCACCACCAACGTCGCCGACATCGACCCCTTCCGCATCGGCAACGGCATCCTCGACATACCGTTCCATTCGGGTTTCCAGCAGCCGTGGTGGTTGGACGAAAGCGCGGAGTTCCCGTCCTACTACCGGCTGGTCCACCCGGTCACCCGCAGTTTCATGGGCCAGGAGGGTGGGGCAGCGGACGCACCGGTGGTGGAGTGGCCCCACGAGGCGGCGGATCAGCTCTGGCGGCCCGACTATCAGGGCGACGGCACGTGGACGTTGCGCAACATGGTCACCCGGCAGATGCTGACGGCGGTGCCCGGCGCACGCTCGGTCGCCGGGCGGGACTGGGACGGCTCTGCCGAGCAACGCTGGTTCTTCCAGACCACGCAGTCGATGTCCGATCTGCGGGAGATCAACCACTTCCCGCCGCTGCAGCAGACCGACCTGGTGGTCGACATCGCCGGCGGAGGCACCGCCAACGGCACACCGGCGATCCTGCACGCTGAGAACGACGGCGACAACCAGCGGTTCAGCGTCCTTCCCGCCGGGCAGACCGACGGCCAGAACTGCTCCTACCTGGTCAACTCCGGCGGCTACCTGAGCGCCGCGCCGACCGGGGTGTCCGTCGACGGGGCGGCGGTGGCGCTGCACCACTTCCGGGGCAACACCGACGGCTACCTGTGGTGCGAGAGCCAGCAGTCGATGTCGATGACGCTGGCGAACCGTACCGTCGTGGCCGGGGTGCCACAGGACCTGTACCTGTCCGATCATGGTGTCGGCAATCAGCTCACGGTCGAACAGGGCGACCCGCAACTGATCCAGACGTGGCTGTGGGAGGCGGCAAGCTGA
- a CDS encoding glycosyltransferase family 2 protein, with amino-acid sequence MAEPFDIPVYGRSWARLESYSRLAGSLTDPPEGVPYRVRYRSMHGAHGSRQIVTAVLIALANICFEVFFFVWLLQPGHFADTNPGPVAEAARLANVFVICSIAVVEALRLVNVLSLSLASVIARDPVPVVPPRGLRVAFLTTIVPSKEPVAVVRDTLRAAKRIRHRGVFDIWLLDEGDDAEVKAMCDQLGVRHFTRNGIERYNQRRGPFRAKTKHGNYNAWVDAHGDGYDVFLSVDPDHVPLANFAERILGYFRDPDVAYVVGPQCYKNGEAFVTRAAESQQFPFHSVIQRAANAYGTSMLVGTNNAVRISALRSIGGLADSITEDMATGLAVHTTRNPSTGRRWKSVYTPDVLSAGDGPASWSDYFSQQRRWSRGTFQLLFGRYWLRFPRLSAGGMLHYTLITTFYPSMAVAWLLGIVNAVLFLALGVSGMTISPQIWFALYTDATAFSLWLYLHNRRYNVSPYEAPGSRGLKGMLMSIISAPIYAGQFVSTLLRRPARFVVTPKGAHSSSDGLYTFRAHLGWLAVLAAAVGVAVARDYASLPSLLWPGVALLICLLPVALWRRDLRRRSHPVPTGDSGSDGGPPTIEEVRGPDRAGDITMEIPRALLAAHLASRSVDDQPDDVSATMILPRIEVPRQAGPPAVEQTRPHAVEQTRPHDRSPRDNDMGSR; translated from the coding sequence GTGGCGGAACCATTCGACATCCCGGTGTACGGCCGGTCCTGGGCTCGACTCGAATCCTATAGCCGGCTCGCTGGTTCGCTGACCGATCCGCCGGAGGGCGTGCCGTACCGGGTCCGCTACCGCAGCATGCATGGAGCGCACGGTAGCCGGCAGATCGTCACCGCGGTACTGATCGCGCTGGCGAACATCTGCTTCGAGGTGTTCTTCTTCGTCTGGCTGCTGCAGCCGGGGCACTTCGCCGACACCAATCCCGGTCCGGTGGCCGAGGCTGCCCGGCTCGCCAATGTCTTCGTCATCTGCTCCATTGCCGTCGTCGAGGCGTTACGGCTGGTCAACGTACTGTCGCTGTCGCTGGCCTCGGTGATCGCGCGGGATCCGGTGCCGGTGGTCCCGCCCCGAGGGCTGCGGGTCGCCTTTCTCACCACGATCGTGCCGAGCAAGGAACCGGTCGCGGTGGTCCGCGACACGCTGCGAGCGGCGAAGCGGATCCGGCACCGGGGCGTCTTCGACATCTGGCTGCTCGACGAAGGCGACGACGCCGAGGTGAAGGCGATGTGCGACCAGCTCGGCGTGCGACATTTCACCCGCAACGGCATCGAGCGGTACAACCAGCGGCGCGGACCGTTCCGGGCGAAGACCAAGCACGGCAACTACAACGCCTGGGTCGACGCGCACGGCGACGGCTACGACGTCTTCCTCTCCGTCGACCCCGATCACGTGCCGCTGGCCAACTTCGCCGAACGGATCCTCGGCTACTTCCGCGACCCGGACGTGGCGTACGTCGTCGGCCCGCAGTGCTACAAGAACGGCGAGGCGTTCGTCACCCGGGCCGCCGAGTCGCAGCAGTTCCCGTTCCACAGCGTGATCCAGCGAGCCGCCAACGCGTACGGCACGTCGATGCTGGTCGGCACCAACAACGCGGTACGGATCAGCGCGTTGCGCAGCATCGGCGGGTTGGCCGACTCGATCACCGAGGACATGGCGACCGGGCTGGCCGTGCACACCACCCGCAACCCGTCGACCGGCCGTCGGTGGAAGTCGGTGTACACCCCGGACGTGCTCTCCGCCGGCGACGGCCCGGCCAGCTGGAGCGACTACTTCTCCCAGCAGCGGCGCTGGTCGCGGGGCACCTTCCAACTGCTGTTCGGCCGCTACTGGCTGCGCTTCCCCCGGCTGTCCGCCGGTGGGATGCTGCACTACACCCTGATCACCACCTTCTATCCGTCGATGGCCGTCGCCTGGCTGCTCGGCATCGTCAACGCGGTGCTGTTCCTGGCTCTCGGCGTCAGCGGCATGACGATCTCACCGCAGATCTGGTTCGCCCTCTACACCGACGCCACCGCCTTCTCGCTCTGGCTCTACCTGCACAACCGGCGGTACAACGTCAGCCCGTACGAGGCACCCGGTTCCCGCGGGCTCAAGGGCATGCTGATGTCGATCATCTCGGCACCGATCTACGCCGGGCAGTTCGTCAGTACGCTGCTGCGTCGGCCGGCCCGGTTCGTGGTCACCCCGAAGGGGGCGCACAGCAGCAGCGACGGCTTGTACACGTTCCGGGCGCACCTGGGCTGGTTGGCGGTGCTCGCCGCGGCGGTCGGGGTCGCCGTTGCCCGCGACTACGCCAGCCTGCCGTCGCTGCTCTGGCCCGGCGTGGCGCTGCTGATCTGTCTGCTACCGGTCGCGCTGTGGCGACGGGACCTCCGCCGGCGTTCCCACCCGGTGCCCACGGGTGACAGCGGTAGCGACGGCGGACCACCGACGATCGAGGAGGTACGTGGTCCGGACCGGGCCGGGGACATCACCATGGAGATCCCACGAGCGCTGCTGGCGGCGCATCTGGCCAGCCGGTCGGTCGACGACCAGCCCGACGACGTCTCCGCCACGATGATCCTGCCCCGGATCGAGGTACCCCGGCAGGCCGGTCCGCCCGCCGTCGAGCAGACCAGGCCGCACGCCGTCGAGCAGACCAGGCCGCACGACCGGTCGCCTCGGGACAACGACATGGGGAGCCGGTGA
- a CDS encoding glycoside hydrolase family 6 protein encodes MLWSMVRRSTSALSVGSLLALLAGCGTAPTEPAGDLGDQITDARTTGASGPPVAVPLAGAELFVDPTGAAADQVTAWVAAGRTGDADRLRRISEQPTAVWVTSSTTAVRAGVDTVLTRADAAGGMPVLVAYHIPDRDCGSFSGGGAVDGDDYRAWVREFAAGIAGRPVTVIVEPDAVAHSLDSCGAGSADERFALLADAVAVLKQTGSAQVYLDAGHARWVADLPRLADALRRAGIGQADGFALNVSNFIGTQENVDYGRRLSDELDGRTRFVVDTSRNGAGPVDGATVDGGPSWCNPPGRSLGESPTTTTGLDRVDALLWIKRPGESDGDCRPGEPPAGGWWPEYALELLGKAG; translated from the coding sequence GTGCTGTGGTCGATGGTCCGCCGGTCGACGTCCGCGCTTTCCGTCGGCTCGCTCCTGGCGTTGCTGGCTGGTTGCGGCACAGCCCCGACGGAGCCGGCCGGTGATCTCGGCGACCAGATCACCGATGCCCGCACCACTGGCGCCAGCGGCCCGCCGGTCGCGGTGCCGCTCGCCGGAGCGGAGCTGTTCGTCGACCCGACCGGAGCCGCCGCCGACCAGGTCACCGCCTGGGTGGCGGCCGGCCGCACCGGTGACGCCGACCGGCTCCGACGGATCAGTGAGCAGCCGACAGCGGTCTGGGTCACCAGCAGCACCACCGCGGTACGCGCCGGCGTCGACACCGTGCTGACCCGGGCCGACGCTGCCGGCGGCATGCCGGTGCTGGTGGCGTACCACATCCCGGACCGGGACTGCGGCAGCTTCAGCGGCGGCGGTGCGGTCGACGGCGACGACTACCGGGCCTGGGTCCGGGAGTTCGCGGCCGGAATCGCCGGTCGTCCGGTCACGGTGATCGTCGAACCGGACGCTGTGGCGCACAGCCTGGACAGCTGCGGCGCGGGCTCCGCCGACGAACGGTTCGCGTTGCTCGCCGATGCGGTCGCCGTGCTCAAGCAGACCGGCAGCGCCCAGGTGTATCTCGACGCCGGCCACGCCCGCTGGGTCGCCGACCTGCCGAGGTTGGCCGACGCGCTGCGCCGGGCCGGGATCGGGCAAGCCGACGGCTTCGCGCTCAACGTCTCCAACTTCATCGGTACGCAGGAGAACGTCGACTACGGCCGGCGGCTGTCCGACGAACTCGACGGGCGTACCAGGTTCGTCGTCGACACCAGCCGCAACGGCGCCGGGCCGGTCGACGGTGCCACCGTCGACGGTGGTCCGTCCTGGTGCAACCCGCCCGGCCGGTCACTGGGGGAATCACCGACTACGACGACCGGACTGGACCGGGTCGACGCCCTGCTGTGGATCAAACGTCCGGGCGAGTCCGACGGCGACTGCCGGCCGGGTGAGCCGCCCGCCGGCGGGTGGTGGCCCGAGTACGCCCTCGAACTGCTCGGCAAGGCGGGGTGA
- a CDS encoding galactose oxidase early set domain-containing protein, with translation MKWPTPATLRHRVLLPVLGVALLLSANVPPLYGFTSDWLHERKLNSVEYQREHGYWQVLELPEDQRVNAIHAALLPTGKVLLIAGSGNDREQFDAGTFKTLLFDPATEQTELVPTPEDLFCSGHSFLADGNLLVAGGTQRYEVLEPDIDRAGGTMLVKNESPDGGPRGFVKGTEFVAPDGRRYSAGHDFVVPPATKTDEPGDRVVVTASETEVWVDAAGFGDEYVVDRQTQYRVNGLVGDEVQDIYGLAEAITMDKQDYQGLDAAFEFNPWTERYERVDDMHVKRWYPTLTTLPDGQVLTVAGLDGSGQVLDGTQHETYDPQTRSWTLRPDLERYFPTYPSLFQTATPDLLFYTGSNAGYGPDDQGREPGLWDLSDNTFTEVDGLRDTDQLETSMSAWAGPVQEQRIMVVGGGGVGESALSSDRIDLIDLTSDNPRFTPGPDLPDGTRYPNLVQLPDDTVLITNGASDYRGRGLSDNHTARIFHPDSNTLTVAADPHVGRNYHSAALLLPDGRVLTVGSDPLFRDAKNSISGEFEQRLELYSPPYLFSGVRPVLGSVPERIERGGSVTVISPHADRIDRVRLIRPGAATHMLNNEQRSVAVDFTPASTGRLELSLPEEATILPSGPYLLFAIDTDGVPSVGVPVMVR, from the coding sequence GTGAAGTGGCCTACCCCCGCAACCCTGCGCCACCGCGTCCTGCTACCCGTACTCGGCGTAGCGCTACTACTCAGCGCAAACGTGCCACCACTGTACGGTTTTACCAGTGACTGGCTGCACGAGCGCAAGCTCAACAGCGTCGAGTACCAGCGGGAACACGGCTACTGGCAGGTCCTCGAACTCCCCGAGGACCAGCGGGTCAACGCGATCCACGCCGCGCTGCTGCCCACCGGCAAGGTGCTGCTGATCGCCGGCTCAGGCAACGACCGGGAGCAGTTCGACGCCGGCACGTTCAAGACCCTGCTGTTCGACCCGGCGACCGAACAGACCGAACTCGTACCGACCCCGGAGGATCTGTTCTGCTCCGGGCACTCGTTCCTGGCCGACGGCAACCTGCTCGTCGCGGGCGGCACCCAGCGGTACGAGGTCCTCGAACCCGACATCGACCGGGCCGGCGGCACCATGCTGGTCAAGAACGAGTCCCCGGACGGCGGACCGCGCGGCTTCGTCAAGGGCACCGAGTTCGTCGCCCCGGACGGGCGGCGCTACTCCGCCGGGCACGACTTCGTCGTACCGCCGGCCACCAAGACCGACGAACCGGGCGACCGGGTCGTCGTCACCGCCAGCGAGACGGAGGTCTGGGTCGACGCCGCCGGCTTCGGCGACGAGTACGTCGTCGACCGGCAGACCCAGTACCGGGTCAACGGCCTGGTCGGCGACGAGGTGCAGGACATCTACGGCCTCGCCGAGGCAATCACCATGGACAAGCAGGACTACCAGGGACTCGACGCCGCGTTCGAGTTCAACCCGTGGACCGAACGGTACGAGCGGGTCGACGACATGCACGTCAAACGCTGGTACCCGACGCTGACCACGCTGCCCGACGGGCAGGTGCTCACCGTGGCCGGGCTCGACGGCAGCGGCCAGGTCCTCGACGGCACGCAGCACGAAACCTACGACCCGCAGACCAGGAGCTGGACCCTGCGACCCGACCTGGAACGGTACTTCCCGACGTACCCCAGTCTGTTCCAGACCGCAACGCCCGACCTGCTGTTCTACACCGGATCGAACGCCGGCTACGGACCCGACGACCAGGGCCGCGAACCCGGCCTGTGGGACCTGAGCGACAACACGTTCACCGAGGTCGACGGGCTACGCGACACCGACCAACTGGAAACCAGCATGAGCGCCTGGGCCGGCCCGGTGCAGGAGCAGCGGATCATGGTCGTCGGCGGCGGCGGGGTCGGCGAGTCGGCCCTGTCCAGCGACCGAATCGACCTCATCGACCTGACCTCGGACAACCCCCGGTTCACCCCCGGTCCGGACCTGCCGGACGGGACCCGCTACCCCAACCTGGTGCAGCTGCCCGACGACACCGTGCTGATCACCAACGGCGCCAGCGACTACCGGGGTCGCGGCCTCAGCGACAACCACACCGCCCGGATCTTCCACCCGGACAGCAACACTCTGACGGTTGCCGCCGACCCCCATGTCGGTCGTAACTACCACTCGGCGGCGTTGCTGCTGCCCGACGGCCGGGTGCTCACCGTCGGCTCCGACCCGCTGTTCCGCGACGCCAAGAACAGCATCAGCGGTGAGTTCGAGCAGCGGCTGGAGCTGTACTCCCCGCCGTACCTGTTCAGCGGTGTGCGTCCGGTCCTCGGCAGCGTGCCGGAGCGGATCGAACGTGGCGGCAGCGTCACAGTGATCAGCCCGCACGCCGACCGGATCGACCGGGTGCGGCTGATCCGGCCGGGTGCCGCCACCCACATGCTCAACAACGAGCAGCGGTCGGTGGCGGTAGACTTCACCCCTGCCAGCACGGGACGACTGGAGCTGAGCCTGCCGGAAGAGGCGACGATCCTGCCGTCCGGGCCGTACCTGCTGTTCGCCATCGACACCGACGGGGTGCCGTCGGTCGGCGTACCGGTGATGGTGCGCTGA